CATCATCTGGTCTTTTCAGGTGTTCGACTGGATCTGGATAACCACCCAGGGAGGCCCGGCCGGCTCTACCGAACTGCTGGCGACCCTCCTCTACAAGAAGGCGTTCTACGGGTACAAAATGGGTGAGGGAGCAGCCATCGGGGTGCTCATTGCCCTTTTTGGGTTTACAGGGGTGGGGCTTTACTCCTATCTGAGCCGAAGGGGGATTGAACTGTGAAAAGTGGACGAAAGTTCGGTTTTGCCAGTTCGTCTACCCCGCCGGTTGTTCTCGTCCTTCTCCTGCTGTACGCTCTGTTCCCCCTTTTTGTTGCCGTGAATACCTCTTTAAAGAGCCGGGCGGACCTTTTTGCTGACCCCCTGGGATTGCCCAGGGAGCTGTACGTCTCAAACTATGCTAAAGCCTTTCAAACCGGGAATTTCAAACAGGCTTTCTTCAATAGCGCCATTCTGGCTGCAGGAACCGTGTTTGGTTTGCTCCTCACGGCTATCCCCGCAGCGTATGCCCTGGCGAAGATTCACTTCAAGGGTAGCTCCTTTCTTGTGGGATACTACTTTTTTTGCACCACCATTCCGCAGCAACTTTTCATCATTCCTCTGTATTTCACCTTTTCTCGCTTTGGCCTTACCAACTCTCTTTTTGGGCTGGTACTCATCTACATCGCCACCTTTTCGCCGTTTTCAATTCTTCTCATGCGTTCCTACTTCGTGGGAATTCCGCATGAACTCGTCGAAGCCGCCCTGATTGACGGTGCGTCTCTTTTTGGAGCTTTCTGGCGGGTGGTTTTTCCCGTAGCCCGGCCAGGTGTCATTACCACGGTGGTGGTGGTCGCGATGTGGAGCTGGAACAACTTTCTCCTTCCCCTCACCTTCCTCAACCAGGAAGGGATGATGCCAGTCACAGTTCGTTTGGGCATGCTCATGGGGAAATGGAGTGCCGCCTGGGAATTGATCATGGCTAGCGCTCTCATGGGAGCATTACCGATTGTGGTGCTCTTTGCCTTTTTGCACCGGAAGTTTATCGCTGGTCTGGCCGGGACTGGTCTGAAAGGATGAAGCTCCTTAACGGGTTTCCGTTACCCGGAAAAATCGAACCAGGTAAACGCGTTTATCCGTCTTTAGGTATACCCGGGGGTTCCCGAAACGTCTGCTCCCAACCAGGCAAAACACCATTGAGGTCCAAACATTGAGAAGGTCGTTTTACGTCAATACCGGATCTTCGGGGAGAAAACTTTCTCAAGCCCAGGCTTTGAAGGGTAGGAACTTTACTGCTTGGTTGGTTTTTTTGGTTTGCGACATCCTATAACCAAAATGGTTGCTTCAAAGAAGCCGGCTTTACCTTTCCCTCCTCAAAGCATATTCCAAGCCTTTGGACCACACGCTACCTGTTTTTGTAGCCTTGGTAGCGCTGTATTCGGAGCAATGAGCACAAGCAAAATGAGCGTACCTCTCCGGGGATTGATACACCGACCCGGACTTGACCGCTACGGATGGCTTTTTAAAGCGCTTCTTAAGATACATTTTCAGCCACGTTTACGTCATCAGCCAACACTGGGTCTGAGTGTACCATTCCAATTTCCGCTTTCCTATCGTTACTTGGATGAGATTAAGGCTAGTTTGATGTTGTTAAGGCGAATTGTCGCTTATTTTTGCTCTATATATGGTGTGACCCTGCTGGTAAATCCAGTAAAGATATTTATTATCATAAGTCAAATCCCTAACCGATCCACTTGTTCGAGGACCCCTAACGAAGGCCATTGCCTCCCCTGACGGGCTTACCCTTACCGCAAGATTAGACCCCTTACTCCCCACCCAAAAACAACTACCATCCCAAGCAAGCCCTGCATCTAAGGAGGGCTTAAAAGAGGCGAGTGAAAGGGCTCTACCAGTTTTCTGCCCATCCCTATCTACCTCGTACACTGTCTTTGTGCTCCAATGCAAGATCCAAAGATTATCACCATCCCATGCAATACCTACCGGTATTAGTTGACCAAGAGACGGAATTTCAAATGACTTTACAAAGTAACCGGAAGTACTATAACAATAAATCTTTCCCTCATTCCAATTGTTCGCCCAGATAAACTCGCCATCCCAAGCCAGATTTGTAAATCCACTATTATGAATATCATCCCTGCTTTTGCACGGTACTGAAAAAGCAAACACGACTTTCCCCAAGCCATCAAGTTTAGCTATTTGCCAAGCGATAGGACTACTCTGATAGGTTATTACCCAAAAATTTTCCCCATCCCACGTCAACCCATTCATTTTTATTGTTTCGTTAGTCAACACTTCTTCCCACTCGACCTTCAATTCGGGAATAGGTTTTCCTTCGTGCGTAGCTCGGCTCTGACAATCCCCTTGGGAAAAGCCTTGGAGTACAATAAACAAGATTAAAAGCGTAAGGAGCACACCGGGAATCCTGAACGCTTTTGCTGTTCGTTCTCTTT
This region of Atribacterota bacterium genomic DNA includes:
- a CDS encoding carbohydrate ABC transporter permease; the encoded protein is MKSGRKFGFASSSTPPVVLVLLLLYALFPLFVAVNTSLKSRADLFADPLGLPRELYVSNYAKAFQTGNFKQAFFNSAILAAGTVFGLLLTAIPAAYALAKIHFKGSSFLVGYYFFCTTIPQQLFIIPLYFTFSRFGLTNSLFGLVLIYIATFSPFSILLMRSYFVGIPHELVEAALIDGASLFGAFWRVVFPVARPGVITTVVVVAMWSWNNFLLPLTFLNQEGMMPVTVRLGMLMGKWSAAWELIMASALMGALPIVVLFAFLHRKFIAGLAGTGLKG